DNA sequence from the Coffea eugenioides isolate CCC68of unplaced genomic scaffold, Ceug_1.0 ScVebR1_1843;HRSCAF=2772, whole genome shotgun sequence genome:
GCTTTTGAAATTGATATTGTTACTAGTCCATGACAGGGATAGTACACAGAAGTTTGGGGACTATAAGATGAATGAAACTTTTAGTATGTATGGACAAAATGAACTTAGTAGCTTAGAGGATGAAACTGTGTGAACATTGAAAGCTTGTTGATAAAAAGCTGCGTCAAGCTGAATATCAAGTTTGGCACTTAAAGACTAGGTAGTAAAACTGAATTTGCCCAACATGACTTTGATTTTTCGTATCTTGCAGCACACACTGGATCATGGGCTTTAGCATACCCTGATATTGTAACTTGTGCAAACATGATGTGGTGGCCTGCTGGAGTAGATTGGACTGATCACTTGGCAGTTGAACCGGGAACTGGCCAGCTAAATCCCCTAAGCCCCAACACCTACAAAGTGGCCAAAAATGTCATCCATGACGCGATCTCCATGTTTCCAGATTCATACTATCATGGAGGAGCTGATGAGATCGCACCAAATTGTTGGATAACTGACCCAGAAATTCAAGCTTTTGTTGCTAAGAATGGGACTCTCAGCCGGCTTCTGGAAATGTTTGTTGATTCAACCTTGCGTTATATCATCTCCCTAAATCGAACAGTGGTCTACTGGGAGGACGTTCTGTTGGATGCCAATGTCAATGTTTCTCCTTCATTGCTTCCCCCAGAGAATGTCATTTTCCAAACGTGGAACAACGGACCAAGCAACACTAAGAAGCTCACTGAAGCTGGTTACCGGGTTATTGTGTCATCCGCAGACTACTACTACTTGGATTGTGGGCACGGAGGGTGGGTCGGAAATGATACTCGATATGACCAGCCACCTGGTACTGACATGGGGAATGGAGGTTCCTGGTGTGCACCATTTAAAACATGGCAAACTATCTACAACTACGATATCACCTATGGACTAAATGAGTCAGCAGCTAATTTGGTATTAGGAGGAGAGGTAGCATTATGGTCCGAACAAGCAGATTCCACTGTTTTGGACTCTCGGATCTGGCCTAGAGCATCAGCAATGGCTGAAGCATTATGGTCCGGTAACCGGGATGCAACAGGAAGGAAGAGGTATGCAGAAGCTACAGATAGGTTGAATGAATGGAGGAACAGAATGGTGACTAGAGGAATAGCTGCAGAACCAATTCAGCCTCTTTGGTGCATTAGAAACCCGGGCATGTGCAATAC
Encoded proteins:
- the LOC113755912 gene encoding beta-hexosaminidase 2-like yields the protein MGAAIGIPLTFLLILAFFITLSPQISAVSYPINVWPKPTAFSWPQPQITLLSPNFKIHFPLNPYLHQAANRYRNQFIKEHYNPLVVPHLNLTSSPPLKSLTITVTDDSAPLTHGVNESYTLTIPSPYQSTTATLTAETVWGAMRGLETFSQLIFGNPSRLACDLYIHDEPLFPHRGVMLDTSRNFYGVSDLQRLIRALSMNKLNVFHWHITDSQSFPLVLPSEPELAGKGAYGEEMKYSPEDVKRVVEFGMRYGVRVVPEIDMPAHTGSWALAYPDIVTCANMMWWPAGVDWTDHLAVEPGTGQLNPLSPNTYKVAKNVIHDAISMFPDSYYHGGADEIAPNCWITDPEIQAFVAKNGTLSRLLEMFVDSTLRYIISLNRTVVYWEDVLLDANVNVSPSLLPPENVIFQTWNNGPSNTKKLTEAGYRVIVSSADYYYLDCGHGGWVGNDTRYDQPPGTDMGNGGSWCAPFKTWQTIYNYDITYGLNESAANLVLGGEVALWSEQADSTVLDSRIWPRASAMAEALWSGNRDATGRKRYAEATDRLNEWRNRMVTRGIAAEPIQPLWCIRNPGMCNTVHPFLAS